One segment of Verrucomicrobiia bacterium DNA contains the following:
- a CDS encoding peptidase E, whose protein sequence is MTKRHIVALGGGGFSDEPDNPVLDDFIFGLSGKRRPKICFLGTATGDSDSYFQKFYNAMARRKCEASHLGLFKRTHLDAAKFLLRQDVIYVGGGNTANMLAIWRVHGVDRALREAWRRGIVLAGISTGANCWFEACSTDSFGPLAPLRDGLGLLPGSVCPHYDGEKQRRPTLIRFIAKGQLPDGFALDDGAAAHFVGRRFVEAVSSRPRAKAYRVFRVGKRVVEEVLPTRFLGVASHAGVG, encoded by the coding sequence ATGACAAAGAGGCACATTGTGGCATTAGGCGGTGGGGGCTTCAGCGACGAGCCCGACAATCCTGTGTTGGATGATTTTATTTTTGGATTGTCAGGTAAACGTCGCCCGAAAATCTGTTTTCTGGGTACCGCCACTGGCGATAGTGATAGCTACTTTCAGAAATTCTACAACGCAATGGCCCGGCGTAAATGCGAAGCCTCGCACCTCGGACTTTTCAAGCGAACCCATTTGGACGCCGCGAAGTTCTTGCTGCGGCAAGATGTGATCTATGTCGGGGGCGGAAACACGGCCAATATGCTGGCGATTTGGCGCGTTCATGGTGTTGATCGTGCGCTACGGGAAGCCTGGCGGCGGGGGATTGTCCTGGCGGGTATCAGCACGGGGGCCAATTGCTGGTTTGAAGCGTGCAGCACGGATTCATTTGGACCGCTGGCGCCTTTGCGTGATGGCTTGGGGCTGTTGCCAGGGTCAGTGTGTCCGCATTACGACGGGGAGAAGCAGCGCCGACCAACATTGATTCGTTTTATTGCCAAGGGTCAACTCCCCGATGGATTTGCCCTCGATGACGGCGCTGCCGCGCATTTTGTCGGCCGGCGGTTTGTCGAAGCCGTGAGTTCGCGACCACGGGCGAAAGCGTACCGCGTGTTTCGGGTCGGAAAGCGGGTTGTGGAAGAGGTCCTGCCCACGCGATTTCTCGGCGTTGCTTCACATGCGGGGGTAGGGTAA
- the gmk gene encoding guanylate kinase encodes MNETPSTPLRTGLILVVSAPSGGGKSSLCQRLLNWAPNMVYSVSCTTREPRGGEQNGHDYFFLSEEAFEKKIAAGEFLEYAKYNNHYYGTPRNFVEDQLAVGRDVLLDIEVQGAQQVAQCVRGGAFAYPDALVMIFLMPPSLELLETRLRRRGTDSDETIRKRLTLAQAEMKHWPEYDYVIVSGRLDDDFGQGKAIIIAEKCRTLRAAKDGKPWQQKELFF; translated from the coding sequence ATGAACGAGACTCCCTCCACTCCGTTACGCACCGGCCTGATCCTTGTCGTCTCGGCGCCTTCGGGCGGCGGGAAAAGCTCGTTGTGCCAGCGGTTGTTGAACTGGGCGCCGAACATGGTCTATTCGGTTTCCTGCACGACGCGGGAGCCGCGTGGCGGCGAACAAAACGGACACGATTACTTTTTTTTAAGCGAGGAGGCGTTCGAGAAGAAGATTGCGGCAGGAGAGTTCCTCGAGTACGCGAAGTACAACAACCATTATTATGGCACCCCGCGAAACTTTGTCGAAGATCAATTGGCCGTAGGCCGTGACGTGCTGCTGGACATCGAGGTGCAGGGAGCGCAACAGGTGGCCCAGTGCGTTCGTGGCGGCGCGTTTGCTTATCCCGATGCGTTGGTGATGATCTTCCTGATGCCGCCGTCGCTGGAACTGCTCGAGACACGGTTGCGGCGGCGCGGGACGGACAGCGACGAGACGATCCGGAAGCGGCTGACGCTGGCCCAGGCGGAAATGAAACACTGGCCTGAGTACGATTACGTGATTGTCAGCGGCCGACTTGATGACGATTTCGGACAGGGCAAGGCGATTATTATCGCCGAGAAGTGCCGCACGTTACGCGCGGCGAAGGACGGCAAACCATGGCAGCAAAAAGAACTATTCTTCTAG
- a CDS encoding YicC/YloC family endoribonuclease: MRSMTGYGRGEAAKDGFKFTVELNSINRKQSDISINLPKELIELEPRIRDEINAHLSRGRINVVLAFHRSNTKAEEQVELDMALAKAYHRAIQKLQKEMKLNGSLTLDVILRAPGVMKLAETSVDAEGVWPHVEVALRKAISGLVKMREKEGKFLTNDLAERLGLLTAGLELIHQAAPEIATRYREQLHARIKEAGLDVSLDDERLVKEVVFFADRADISEEITRLGSHLNQFRDCLKSNEPVGRTLDFLAQEMGREINTIGSKANAAEISQQVVKMKAELEKIREQIQNIE; encoded by the coding sequence ATGAGATCAATGACCGGCTATGGCCGCGGAGAAGCGGCGAAGGATGGGTTCAAATTTACCGTTGAACTCAATTCGATCAACCGCAAACAGAGTGATATTTCGATCAACCTGCCGAAGGAACTCATCGAGCTGGAGCCGCGCATTCGCGACGAGATCAACGCGCATCTTTCGCGCGGTCGCATCAACGTAGTGCTCGCCTTTCATCGAAGCAACACGAAGGCCGAGGAGCAGGTGGAACTGGACATGGCGCTGGCCAAAGCCTACCACCGCGCGATCCAGAAATTGCAGAAGGAAATGAAACTCAATGGATCCCTCACGCTCGACGTAATTCTGCGCGCGCCGGGCGTCATGAAGCTCGCGGAGACGTCCGTGGACGCGGAGGGCGTCTGGCCCCACGTGGAGGTCGCACTGCGCAAGGCCATCAGCGGCCTGGTCAAGATGCGCGAGAAGGAAGGCAAGTTCCTCACCAACGATCTCGCGGAACGGCTCGGCTTGCTGACGGCCGGGTTGGAACTGATCCACCAGGCGGCCCCAGAGATCGCGACGCGCTATCGGGAACAATTACACGCGCGGATCAAGGAAGCGGGACTGGATGTCTCGCTGGACGATGAGCGGCTGGTGAAGGAGGTCGTGTTTTTTGCCGATCGCGCCGACATCTCGGAAGAGATCACGCGGCTCGGCAGCCACCTGAATCAATTTCGCGACTGCCTCAAATCCAATGAGCCGGTTGGTCGCACCCTGGATTTTCTTGCGCAGGAGATGGGACGGGAAATCAATACCATCGGTTCGAAGGCCAACGCCGCGGAGATTTCGCAGCAGGTCGTCAAGATGAAGGCCGAGTTGGAGAAAATCCGCGAACAGATCCAAAACATCGAATGA
- the prfB gene encoding peptide chain release factor 2 (programmed frameshift), translated as MIEDLKNKVSDLRERHQALTRYLDVDKQRARLVELENIMAGPTFWADQAKARITLDEATTIRRKLDTQAALDQKISDAAMLIDLGETEQGIAAEVNAAEQKFNQFELENLLGEENDKSNAIFSIHAGAGGTESCDWANMLLRMYQRYSESRGFKVDLVDSQAGDEAGIKSVTMLVTGDYAYGYLKAERGVHRLVRISPFDSNKRRHTSFASVDVIAELGASVEIEIKMEDVQVDTFRSGGKGGQNVNKVETAIRMTHLPTGIVVQCQNQRSQYQNRELAMAMLKSRLYEKEQDEKRAAMEKYYGEKGAMAWGNQIRSYVFQPYQMVKDLRTGHQTSDVQGVMDGDIHPFISAWLKAGQPRMRKQGVTDEE; from the exons ATGATTGAAGATCTCAAGAACAAGGTGAGCGACTTGCGCGAACGCCATCAGGCGTTAACGAGGTATCTT GACGTCGATAAACAACGCGCTCGCCTCGTCGAGCTAGAAAACATCATGGCCGGCCCAACCTTTTGGGCCGATCAAGCCAAAGCCCGCATTACTCTGGACGAAGCGACGACGATTCGCCGCAAACTCGACACCCAGGCGGCCCTCGATCAAAAAATCTCCGATGCGGCCATGCTCATCGATCTCGGTGAGACGGAGCAAGGGATCGCGGCGGAGGTCAATGCCGCCGAGCAGAAGTTCAATCAATTTGAACTGGAAAACCTTCTCGGCGAGGAAAACGACAAATCCAACGCCATCTTCAGCATCCACGCGGGCGCGGGTGGCACGGAGAGTTGTGATTGGGCGAACATGCTCCTGCGCATGTACCAGCGCTACAGCGAATCGCGCGGGTTCAAAGTCGATCTGGTGGACAGTCAGGCCGGCGATGAAGCGGGCATCAAGAGCGTCACCATGCTGGTCACGGGTGACTACGCGTACGGCTACCTGAAAGCCGAGCGCGGGGTACACCGGCTAGTGCGGATTTCACCGTTCGACTCGAACAAGCGCCGCCACACGTCCTTTGCGAGCGTGGACGTGATCGCAGAGTTGGGAGCTTCGGTCGAAATCGAAATCAAGATGGAGGACGTGCAAGTAGACACATTCCGGTCCGGCGGCAAGGGCGGACAAAATGTGAACAAGGTCGAGACGGCGATCCGCATGACACATCTCCCAACCGGTATCGTGGTGCAATGTCAGAACCAGCGGAGCCAGTACCAGAATCGTGAACTGGCGATGGCGATGTTGAAGTCACGCCTCTACGAGAAGGAACAGGACGAGAAGCGCGCCGCGATGGAAAAATACTACGGGGAGAAAGGCGCAATGGCCTGGGGCAACCAGATCCGCAGTTACGTCTTCCAGCCGTACCAAATGGTCAAGGACCTTCGCACCGGCCACCAAACCAGCGACGTACAGGGCGTCATGGACGGCGATATTCATCCATTCATCAGCGCCTGGCTCAAGGCCGGCCAGCCGCGGATGCGCAAGCAGGGTGTGACGGATGAAGAATAA
- the cysS gene encoding cysteine--tRNA ligase — MKFFNTLTRTKEEFVPLKAPHVGLYTCGPTVYDFVHIGNLRAFMFDDLLRRWLEYRGFNVTHVMNITDVEDRIINKVRESGKPLKEVTDLYANAFLADLDTLNVKRAHIIPRATEAIPGMIAMIEKLIAGNHAYVSDDKCVYYSIKSFPEYGKLSHRQVGDPSTAVARIKSDDYDKEEMADFALWKAWDEKDGDVKWDSPWGPGRPGWHIECSAMSIQHLGETFDIHCGGEDLVFPHHEDEIAQSEAATGKPFVRYWLHNAHLLVEGKKMSKRLNNYYTLRDLLAKGWSGREIRYVLLSAHYRDPLNFTMDGLQAARSALQRMDEFLLKLDAVPAGTVSDLQARFDAAMDDDLNTSAALGALFEFIREANKRTIAASEAAAILATWQGIDQVLGFGMPVKSEVPGDVLALVEERQAARKAKDFKRSDKIRDQLAKQGWVIEDTAKGPRAKRAV, encoded by the coding sequence GTGAAATTCTTCAACACACTCACCCGGACGAAGGAAGAATTCGTTCCCCTCAAAGCGCCGCACGTCGGCCTGTACACCTGCGGCCCGACCGTCTACGACTTTGTCCATATCGGCAATCTGCGCGCGTTCATGTTCGACGATTTGTTGCGCCGCTGGCTTGAATACCGCGGATTCAACGTCACGCACGTGATGAACATCACGGACGTCGAAGACCGCATCATCAACAAAGTTCGCGAATCCGGCAAGCCGTTGAAGGAAGTCACCGACCTATACGCGAACGCGTTTCTGGCCGACCTCGACACGCTCAACGTCAAACGTGCCCATATTATCCCGCGCGCGACTGAGGCAATCCCCGGCATGATTGCGATGATCGAAAAGCTCATTGCCGGGAACCATGCCTACGTCAGCGACGATAAATGCGTGTACTATTCGATCAAGTCGTTTCCCGAATACGGCAAGCTTTCACATCGGCAGGTCGGCGATCCGAGCACGGCGGTTGCGCGCATTAAGAGCGACGACTACGATAAGGAAGAAATGGCCGATTTCGCGCTGTGGAAAGCGTGGGACGAGAAAGACGGCGACGTGAAATGGGATTCGCCGTGGGGTCCAGGACGACCCGGATGGCACATCGAATGTAGTGCGATGAGTATCCAACATCTCGGCGAGACGTTCGACATCCATTGCGGTGGCGAAGATCTAGTCTTTCCGCATCATGAGGATGAAATTGCCCAGAGCGAGGCGGCGACCGGGAAGCCATTCGTCCGGTACTGGCTGCACAATGCCCACTTGCTCGTGGAAGGCAAGAAGATGAGCAAACGGCTCAACAACTACTACACGCTCCGCGATTTGCTGGCGAAAGGTTGGAGCGGCCGCGAAATCCGCTACGTCCTGCTCTCCGCGCATTACCGCGACCCGCTTAATTTTACGATGGACGGCCTGCAGGCCGCGCGCTCGGCGTTGCAGCGGATGGACGAATTCCTTCTGAAACTCGACGCGGTGCCCGCCGGCACGGTCTCCGATCTTCAAGCGCGGTTCGATGCGGCAATGGACGATGACTTGAACACCAGCGCCGCGCTCGGCGCGTTGTTCGAGTTTATCCGGGAAGCCAACAAGCGGACGATTGCGGCCAGTGAGGCTGCGGCGATTCTTGCAACGTGGCAAGGCATCGATCAAGTGCTGGGTTTCGGAATGCCCGTCAAATCCGAAGTGCCGGGCGACGTGTTGGCTCTGGTTGAGGAGCGACAGGCAGCCCGCAAAGCCAAGGATTTCAAGCGCTCGGACAAGATACGGGATCAGCTCGCGAAGCAGGGCTGGGTGATTGAAGATACGGCGAAAGGCCCGCGGGCCAAACGGGCGGTTTGA
- a CDS encoding phosphopantothenoylcysteine decarboxylase: protein MKAPADIRFLIAAGPTREFFDPVRYISNRSSGKMGYAIAEAARSLSPQVLLVSGPTALTPPKGVEFVSVTTAQEMAEAVWSRFEAVDICIMAAAVCDFRPKKKAIGKIKKGSFGGTLELEPTPDILAELGRRKKSQVLIGFAAETNDLESNAREKLERKGLDFIVANDACAFDAETNRVAFITREGKVDRLAELPKSEVAKAIIERAVRLVR from the coding sequence ATGAAAGCGCCGGCCGACATTCGTTTCCTCATCGCCGCGGGACCGACCCGCGAGTTCTTCGATCCCGTCCGCTATATTTCCAATCGTTCGTCAGGGAAGATGGGCTATGCGATTGCCGAGGCGGCGCGCTCTCTCTCGCCGCAGGTGCTATTGGTTAGCGGGCCGACGGCGCTCACGCCGCCAAAGGGTGTCGAGTTTGTTTCGGTGACGACGGCGCAGGAGATGGCGGAGGCGGTTTGGAGCCGATTCGAGGCAGTGGACATTTGTATCATGGCGGCGGCGGTCTGCGATTTTCGACCGAAGAAGAAAGCGATTGGCAAAATCAAGAAAGGGTCGTTCGGCGGCACGCTTGAGTTGGAGCCGACGCCGGACATCCTTGCGGAGTTGGGACGACGGAAGAAATCCCAGGTGCTGATTGGTTTCGCGGCGGAAACCAACGATCTGGAAAGTAATGCGCGCGAGAAACTGGAGCGGAAGGGACTGGATTTTATTGTGGCAAATGATGCGTGCGCGTTTGATGCCGAGACGAATCGCGTGGCCTTTATCACACGTGAAGGGAAGGTCGACCGATTGGCGGAACTGCCCAAGAGCGAAGTCGCGAAGGCGATTATTGAGCGAGCGGTGCGGCTAGTCCGCTGA
- the ispF gene encoding 2-C-methyl-D-erythritol 2,4-cyclodiphosphate synthase, producing the protein MNRVGIGIDVHRFAAGRKCILGGVEIPHEVGLEGHSDADVLAHAIADALLGAAALGDIGKYYPPNDMKFKDMNSMVIVKECAERVRKAGGNINNVDAMIIAQAPKMAPHIPKMQEILGKNMGIAATQVGVKATTSEHMGFTGREEGIVVVAIASVEM; encoded by the coding sequence ATGAACCGCGTTGGAATCGGGATCGATGTGCATCGTTTTGCCGCTGGCCGCAAATGCATCTTGGGAGGAGTCGAAATCCCGCACGAGGTTGGGTTGGAAGGCCATAGCGATGCTGACGTGCTGGCGCACGCCATTGCGGATGCGTTGCTGGGAGCGGCGGCGCTCGGTGATATCGGGAAGTATTACCCGCCCAACGATATGAAGTTCAAGGACATGAACAGCATGGTCATCGTGAAAGAGTGCGCGGAGCGCGTCCGGAAAGCGGGCGGGAACATCAACAATGTGGACGCCATGATTATTGCCCAAGCGCCGAAGATGGCCCCGCACATCCCGAAGATGCAGGAGATTCTGGGAAAGAACATGGGCATCGCCGCGACACAAGTGGGTGTGAAGGCCACTACCAGCGAGCACATGGGATTCACCGGCCGCGAAGAAGGCATTGTTGTAGTAGCGATCGCCTCGGTGGAGATGTGA
- a CDS encoding flavoprotein — protein MAAKRTILLGVTGSIAAYKSADLASQLKKFGHDVFCVMTKDASHFITPLTLETLSQHPVTVDLFEAGEGDWRPSHLQLADTADLLVISPATANVLAKLAHGIADDALSTIALALRPETKVLVAPAMNGKMWLHPATQANVKTLQSRGVEFIGPDKGLLACGYEGIGRLWNVDEIVKKIQKLLG, from the coding sequence ATGGCAGCAAAAAGAACTATTCTTCTAGGCGTCACGGGTTCCATCGCGGCGTATAAATCCGCTGACCTCGCGAGCCAACTCAAGAAGTTCGGCCATGACGTCTTTTGCGTGATGACGAAGGACGCCTCGCATTTTATTACACCCCTGACCTTGGAGACGTTGTCGCAGCATCCCGTGACGGTGGATCTGTTTGAGGCGGGCGAAGGAGATTGGCGGCCGAGCCACCTGCAGTTGGCCGACACGGCTGATCTGCTCGTCATCTCGCCGGCGACTGCCAATGTCCTGGCCAAGCTCGCCCATGGCATCGCCGATGACGCGTTGAGCACGATTGCGCTCGCGCTACGCCCCGAAACAAAGGTGCTCGTTGCGCCCGCGATGAACGGCAAGATGTGGCTGCACCCGGCGACGCAAGCGAACGTGAAAACCCTGCAATCGCGCGGCGTCGAATTCATCGGGCCAGACAAGGGTTTGCTCGCCTGCGGCTACGAAGGCATCGGGCGGCTGTGGAATGTGGATGAGATTGTGAAGAAAATCCAGAAGCTCCTCGGATAG
- the trpB gene encoding tryptophan synthase subunit beta, with amino-acid sequence MQKHLTNVPDKGGHFGPYGGMFVPETLMEPLHELTREYEKARRDKRFRDELAYYLREYCGRPTPLYLAERMTRELGGPKIYLKREDLLHTGAHKINNTLGQILLAKRMGKRRIIAETGAGQHGVATATVAAMFGMECAVYMGAVDMERQSLNVYRMRLLGAEVRAVHAGQKTLKEAINEAMRDWVTNVRTTHYILGSVLGAHPYPMMVRDFQSVIGREARRQILEKEERLPDKLVACVGGGSNAIGLFHAFLNDKGVRMVGVEAGGEGIRAGKHAARFQKGGSLGVLQGTRTFVLQDDDGQIMLTHSVSAGLDYAAVGPEHSYLRDLKRIEYTYATDEEALEAAKFCSRIEGIIPALESAHAVAYVMKNAKKIGKDALVIVNLSGRGDKDVSQMARLLKL; translated from the coding sequence GTGCAAAAGCACCTGACAAACGTCCCTGACAAGGGCGGCCATTTTGGGCCGTACGGCGGCATGTTTGTGCCGGAGACGTTAATGGAGCCGTTGCACGAGTTGACCCGCGAGTACGAGAAAGCGCGCCGAGACAAACGGTTTCGCGACGAGCTCGCCTATTATCTCCGTGAATACTGCGGTCGCCCGACGCCGTTATATCTTGCCGAACGGATGACGCGCGAACTTGGCGGGCCGAAGATTTATCTCAAGCGTGAAGACCTGCTTCACACGGGTGCGCACAAGATCAATAACACGCTCGGCCAGATTCTCCTCGCCAAACGGATGGGCAAGCGACGGATTATCGCCGAGACCGGCGCCGGTCAGCACGGCGTGGCCACCGCGACGGTCGCCGCGATGTTTGGCATGGAATGCGCCGTGTACATGGGCGCGGTGGACATGGAACGGCAGTCGTTGAATGTCTATCGCATGCGACTGCTGGGCGCGGAAGTGCGCGCGGTCCATGCCGGCCAGAAGACGCTCAAGGAAGCCATCAACGAGGCGATGCGGGATTGGGTAACGAATGTCCGCACCACGCATTATATCCTTGGTAGTGTCCTCGGGGCGCATCCGTACCCAATGATGGTGCGAGATTTTCAGAGCGTGATCGGACGCGAAGCGCGACGGCAGATTTTGGAGAAAGAAGAACGGTTGCCGGACAAACTGGTGGCGTGCGTCGGCGGCGGCAGCAACGCCATCGGCTTGTTCCATGCCTTCCTGAACGACAAGGGTGTGCGCATGGTCGGCGTCGAGGCCGGTGGAGAGGGAATCCGCGCGGGCAAACATGCGGCGCGCTTCCAGAAGGGCGGTTCGCTGGGAGTGTTGCAAGGGACGCGGACGTTCGTGTTGCAGGACGACGATGGACAGATCATGCTGACGCATTCCGTGTCGGCGGGGCTTGATTACGCGGCGGTTGGACCCGAGCACAGTTATCTCCGCGATTTGAAGCGCATTGAGTACACGTATGCGACGGACGAAGAAGCACTGGAAGCCGCGAAATTTTGTTCGCGAATCGAGGGCATCATTCCCGCGCTGGAATCGGCGCATGCGGTTGCGTACGTGATGAAGAATGCCAAAAAGATTGGCAAGGACGCTCTGGTGATCGTCAACCTCAGCGGCCGCGGCGACAAGGATGTCAGCCAAATGGCGCGGCTGTTGAAGCTATGA
- a CDS encoding phosphoribosylanthranilate isomerase, whose protein sequence is MNTKIKICGTTNLNDALLAVELGADALGFIFYAKSPRNITVSDAADICNALPPFVIKVGVFVDELEYEIEKALGECLLNVLQFHGDEPPGFCQKFAAKSIKAIRMRDEESLRMAAEYDVDALLLDTYTDESRGGTGKTFDWSLALKAKEIGPPIILSGGLTTANVQEAIRRVRPYAVDVASGVEREPGKKDPEKLRRFIELCKST, encoded by the coding sequence ATGAACACCAAGATCAAAATCTGCGGGACGACGAATCTGAATGACGCCCTGCTGGCGGTGGAACTCGGCGCGGATGCCCTAGGCTTCATTTTCTATGCAAAAAGCCCGCGCAACATCACCGTAAGTGACGCAGCCGATATCTGTAACGCCTTGCCGCCGTTCGTGATAAAGGTGGGGGTGTTTGTAGACGAATTGGAGTATGAGATCGAAAAAGCGCTGGGCGAGTGCCTGCTCAATGTGTTGCAGTTCCATGGCGACGAGCCGCCGGGTTTCTGCCAAAAGTTTGCCGCGAAGTCGATCAAGGCCATTCGCATGCGTGACGAGGAGTCTTTACGCATGGCGGCGGAGTACGATGTTGACGCGCTCTTGTTGGATACCTACACTGACGAGTCGCGAGGTGGCACGGGCAAGACATTCGACTGGTCGCTGGCGTTGAAGGCGAAGGAGATTGGTCCGCCGATCATCCTTTCGGGCGGTTTGACCACGGCCAATGTGCAGGAGGCCATTCGGCGCGTCCGGCCCTACGCAGTGGACGTGGCCAGCGGGGTCGAGCGCGAGCCTGGCAAGAAGGATCCGGAGAAGCTGCGGAGATTCATTGAATTGTGCAAAAGCACCTGA
- the trpC gene encoding indole-3-glycerol phosphate synthase TrpC: MKNKENILDTIVAEKKLEVAKLRSQAGKLKQTATTRKDFRDFAGTLRRDDGVALVAEVKKASPSAGVIVKDFDAIRIARDYEAAGALALSVLTDEKFFQGRIEYLQQIRDAVRLPLLRKDFVIDEVQVYESVVRGADAILLIVAILDDAQLKGFRELASQMRLAALVEVHDEAELDRALGSGAEIIGVNNRDLRDFSVSLATTEKLAAKLKRGMCGKHTLVAESGIHVRADVERVAKAGANAILVGESLMRSGDIVGKVKELLGK; this comes from the coding sequence ATGAAGAATAAGGAAAATATTCTCGACACAATTGTTGCCGAAAAAAAGCTGGAAGTGGCGAAGCTGCGTTCGCAGGCGGGCAAGTTGAAACAGACTGCCACGACGCGCAAGGACTTCCGCGACTTCGCCGGTACTTTGCGTCGGGACGATGGCGTCGCGCTGGTTGCGGAAGTCAAAAAGGCGTCGCCATCGGCCGGTGTAATCGTGAAGGATTTCGACGCCATTCGGATTGCCCGCGATTATGAGGCGGCCGGAGCCTTGGCGCTATCGGTGCTGACCGATGAGAAGTTTTTCCAGGGACGTATCGAGTACCTGCAACAGATCCGCGATGCGGTACGGTTGCCGTTGTTGCGGAAGGATTTCGTAATCGATGAAGTACAGGTTTACGAATCCGTCGTGCGCGGCGCCGATGCGATTCTGCTGATCGTCGCGATTCTCGATGACGCGCAACTGAAGGGGTTTCGTGAGCTGGCGTCGCAAATGCGGCTAGCGGCCCTCGTAGAGGTCCATGACGAAGCGGAACTCGATCGGGCATTGGGCTCCGGGGCCGAGATCATCGGGGTGAACAATCGCGACCTCCGGGATTTTTCGGTGAGCCTGGCGACGACCGAGAAACTCGCGGCGAAACTAAAAAGGGGGATGTGCGGCAAACACACGTTGGTGGCCGAGAGCGGCATCCATGTGCGCGCGGATGTCGAACGCGTCGCGAAAGCCGGTGCGAACGCGATCCTTGTTGGTGAATCGTTGATGCGTAGCGGAGACATTGTCGGGAAAGTGAAGGAGTTGCTCGGCAAATGA
- a CDS encoding DUF1015 domain-containing protein has translation MADIQPFRGVLYNTQRVKPDEVLTQPYDKITPAMQERYQKLSSYNLVRIELGKEAPGDSESTNKYTRARDLYQAWLREGVLRRAEQPALYYLEQSFAAPDGSGKRTRKALIARVRLHRWDEGVILPHEHTLSKPKADRLSLLRACGSQQGQIFMLYPHPQRNPLPTPKGGPALTATDDYGVVNHLWEISDPAAIKSAQDALREAKFYIADGHHRYETALAYRDECRASAGKTDPNAPSEFVMATLVDMSDPGLVVLPTHRTVANLSGFDPHRFREQLAKSFSIEPYPTWEKLLAAMKGGQHFIGMRGEEGFALLRPKNLDALRPLFADKPPLWHTLDVAILHVGILEALLGIDEIRLREESNVTYWREPEKAALLVQDGDSQLAFFLNPTHVEEVKAIADARSRMPQKSTDFYPKLLSGIVINDLCSESAA, from the coding sequence ATGGCGGATATTCAACCTTTTCGAGGCGTTCTCTACAATACGCAGCGCGTCAAACCCGACGAGGTGTTGACGCAGCCTTATGACAAGATCACCCCGGCGATGCAGGAGCGATACCAAAAGCTTTCCTCCTACAATCTCGTGCGAATCGAGCTTGGAAAAGAAGCCCCCGGCGACTCGGAATCAACCAACAAATACACCCGGGCGCGCGATCTGTATCAAGCGTGGTTGCGGGAAGGTGTGTTACGACGGGCCGAGCAGCCTGCGCTTTATTATCTCGAACAATCCTTCGCCGCGCCCGATGGTTCCGGAAAGCGGACGCGCAAGGCGTTGATCGCCCGTGTGCGCCTCCACCGCTGGGACGAGGGCGTAATCCTTCCGCACGAACATACGCTCTCCAAACCGAAAGCCGACCGTCTCTCGCTTCTGCGCGCGTGCGGTTCCCAGCAAGGCCAGATCTTCATGCTGTACCCGCATCCGCAACGCAATCCCCTCCCCACTCCCAAAGGCGGGCCGGCGTTGACCGCAACCGATGACTACGGCGTCGTAAATCATCTCTGGGAAATCAGCGACCCCGCGGCGATCAAGTCCGCGCAAGATGCATTACGCGAGGCAAAATTCTACATCGCCGATGGACACCACCGTTACGAAACCGCGCTGGCCTACCGCGACGAGTGCCGCGCGTCGGCCGGCAAGACCGATCCAAACGCGCCGTCTGAGTTCGTCATGGCAACGCTGGTGGATATGAGCGATCCCGGGTTGGTCGTTCTCCCGACACATCGGACCGTCGCAAATCTCAGCGGATTCGACCCGCATCGCTTCCGCGAGCAATTGGCCAAGAGCTTTTCAATTGAACCTTATCCGACCTGGGAAAAACTGCTGGCAGCGATGAAAGGTGGCCAACATTTCATCGGGATGCGAGGCGAGGAAGGTTTCGCTCTGCTGCGGCCAAAGAACCTCGACGCCTTGCGTCCGCTGTTCGCCGACAAGCCTCCGCTCTGGCATACCTTGGACGTGGCCATCCTTCACGTCGGGATCCTCGAAGCCCTGCTCGGCATCGACGAGATTCGCCTGCGCGAAGAGTCCAATGTCACCTACTGGCGCGAGCCGGAGAAGGCCGCGTTACTTGTCCAAGACGGCGATTCGCAGCTTGCATTTTTCCTGAATCCGACGCATGTTGAAGAGGTCAAAGCCATTGCCGACGCCCGTTCGCGGATGCCGCAAAAGAGCACGGATTTTTACCCGAAGTTGCTTTCGGGAATTGTGATAAACGATCTGTGCAGTGAGAGCGCAGCATAG